A window from Micromonospora profundi encodes these proteins:
- a CDS encoding FAD-binding oxidoreductase: MANPEASLAMALAVHNLAADHFWSYMEDRSVRFLPQQLAPMFFSTLGRVVTGRGDPAGRRAALAVLGRMHRRFGLYPYHGTVVAAAMTDTLRRFSGTSWEPELATYWERGCRRAIRLAERAAEAMGDGPHVTVGEVVACDAAAVDVAVLTVRPMRRLRYLPGQAMPVCTPRLPGQWRWYSPANAPRSDGTVDFHIRALADGAVSPVLVERVAPGELLWLGPPFDVGLSLEAAGEADLLLAAGGTGLAPMRALVEQVAAAPINRRVTLVVGSRTLLDLYDAVALNELQQAHADWLTVVLAFSDDRDVEPAAQGDLLSVALYHHRPGQAFYVCGSPRLIEVARERLPVAGVAPDSLHLAATFERALDSALWVSRHRSARAVESTFGLHTVAEGTGPDRTPRDAP; this comes from the coding sequence ATGGCTAACCCGGAGGCATCGCTGGCGATGGCACTTGCTGTGCACAACCTGGCCGCAGATCACTTCTGGTCGTACATGGAGGACCGCAGCGTGCGGTTCCTTCCGCAACAACTTGCGCCGATGTTCTTCTCGACGCTCGGGCGTGTGGTGACGGGCCGGGGCGACCCGGCTGGTCGGCGGGCCGCTTTGGCGGTGTTGGGTCGGATGCACCGGCGTTTCGGGCTGTATCCGTACCACGGGACCGTTGTCGCGGCGGCGATGACGGACACGCTGCGGCGATTCTCGGGCACGAGCTGGGAGCCGGAGCTGGCGACCTACTGGGAGCGCGGTTGCCGACGAGCGATCCGTCTGGCGGAGAGGGCGGCAGAGGCCATGGGCGATGGTCCCCACGTGACGGTCGGCGAAGTTGTGGCATGCGACGCGGCGGCCGTTGACGTCGCAGTCTTGACCGTCCGGCCGATGCGGCGCCTTCGCTACCTACCTGGTCAGGCGATGCCGGTCTGCACACCTCGGCTGCCGGGTCAGTGGCGATGGTATTCGCCCGCCAACGCTCCTCGCTCAGACGGGACGGTGGACTTTCACATCCGGGCGCTCGCGGACGGCGCGGTTTCGCCCGTGCTGGTCGAGCGAGTGGCACCGGGGGAGCTGCTGTGGTTGGGACCGCCGTTCGATGTCGGGCTGTCGCTGGAGGCCGCCGGTGAGGCCGACCTGCTGCTGGCGGCGGGGGGCACCGGTCTTGCGCCGATGCGTGCGCTGGTGGAGCAGGTGGCTGCGGCGCCGATCAACCGGCGGGTGACCTTGGTCGTGGGCTCACGCACCCTCCTCGATCTTTACGACGCGGTGGCATTGAACGAGCTTCAGCAGGCGCATGCTGACTGGCTGACGGTGGTGTTGGCGTTCTCCGACGACCGTGACGTCGAACCGGCCGCGCAGGGCGACCTGCTCAGTGTGGCCCTGTACCACCATCGCCCAGGGCAGGCGTTCTACGTCTGCGGCTCACCGCGGTTGATCGAGGTCGCCCGGGAGCGCCTGCCCGTGGCAGGGGTCGCCCCCGACAGCCTGCACCTCGCCGCCACCTTCGAGCGCGCGCTCGATTCGGCGCTGTGGGTGTCCCGCCACCGGTCAGCACGCGCCGTGGAGTCCACGTTCGGGCTGCACACGGTGGCCGAAGGCACCGGCCCCGACCGCACACCGAGGGACGCGCCATGA
- a CDS encoding N-acetyltransferase — MKLVEAAVRPAVEEDFPALSTVIADAFVAWPIGAWLVPDVAQRPALLHRYAHLVLTHGFEHGQVDTTDDLAAVTVWYRRLEPAPPAATWMYDLDRLLGPHAPRFALLHAYVDAVLPHTPHHHLAHVAARPGRGGAARALLVSHHLRLDAEGLPAYTEISSTRPREDLFAWLGYEPRSPILLEPGGPALWRMWRPQPGERLTGGLPRRVRLHRSATPFRGRAAAAAAPRSP, encoded by the coding sequence ATGAAGCTGGTGGAAGCGGCGGTACGCCCCGCAGTCGAAGAGGACTTCCCGGCGCTGTCGACGGTCATCGCGGACGCGTTTGTCGCCTGGCCCATAGGAGCCTGGCTGGTTCCGGACGTGGCCCAGCGGCCGGCCCTCTTGCACCGCTATGCGCATCTCGTGCTGACACACGGGTTCGAGCACGGCCAGGTCGACACCACCGACGACCTGGCCGCTGTGACGGTCTGGTACAGGCGGCTGGAACCAGCCCCGCCGGCTGCGACGTGGATGTACGACCTGGATCGGCTCCTCGGGCCACACGCTCCCCGGTTCGCCCTGCTGCACGCCTACGTCGACGCGGTGCTGCCCCACACACCACACCACCACCTCGCGCATGTCGCGGCCCGCCCCGGGCGGGGCGGTGCCGCGAGAGCGTTGCTGGTCAGCCACCACCTGAGGCTGGATGCGGAGGGGTTGCCGGCGTACACGGAGATCAGCAGCACCCGTCCTCGGGAGGACCTGTTCGCCTGGCTCGGTTACGAGCCACGCTCACCGATCCTGCTGGAGCCGGGCGGCCCGGCGCTGTGGCGGATGTGGCGGCCTCAGCCAGGCGAGCGGCTAACCGGCGGACTACCGCGCCGGGTGCGCCTGCATCGCTCCGCGACGCCATTTCGAGGTCGGGCCGCAGCAGCGGCAGCACCTCGTTCTCCCTGA